The DNA sequence GCCGAGACCTCGACCCCACGAACGCCGCCAGCAGACAGATCGACGGAAGGGCTGCGTACGCCGCTGTGAAAACGCGTCGACGAAAGCCCTGCCAGAGAGCTCGGGCGTGCCACTGACGGGTTCCAGCCATGAGGCAGGCGTGCTGCAAAGTGAACCCCAAGCCGGCTGCCACGACCAGGACGGACGCCATCACGTAGGTGACCGGATGCGTGAAGTAGAGCGCGAGCGACAGACCGGTGAACACGACCGTTTCGCGGAACCCTATGCACTCCTTGTGGAGCATCCAGTAGCCGACGACGAGGAAGAACGCCGGCAGGCTGAAGGCGAAGTTGTAGAACCCCATGTGAAGCAGGAAGTTGAGGATGAACGGGAACGCGAGTACCGCGAGCCAGCCGGCGTCAGGGCGTATCGCGCGCAGGGCGTACCGGGCGGAGACGGGAAGCAGCACGATGTACGCCGACACGAAGAGCTTCTCGGCGAGGATGGCGGGCAGGACGGTCAGCAGCGCCGCCAGAACCAGATGTCCGCTCCAGTTCGGGTCCGGGCGCAGGTTGAGGACGAAGTACTCGCGGAAGTGGGCTCCCTCAGCCGTGAAGTAACGGCGCAGGATGTTGGCGTTGTTGAGGTGCTCTCCGCCGTCCTGCGTCGGGAAGTACCGGAACGCCCAGATGGGGACGAGATGGGCGGCGATCAGGAGAACGAAGAGCGCGTTCTCGGGTTGGCGGAGCCAGGCGGTCCACGTCGATACGTGACGGATCGCCGCGCGCCGGACGGCGGTGCCCATCAGACACGCCAAGCGTAGCGCGCGAGCAGGACGAGGACGAACACTGCAACCCCCAGCAGCCAGACGAGGGCGTTCAGCACTACGGACAGGGTGTGCCCGACGCGGAACGCCGCCTGCGCATCCGCGTATTCGGCAGAGCCTTCGACAGCCTGATTCCGCGCAACGCGGCTCGCCTCGACTCGTGGCATCAACCCGATGCGCGCGTAGACTGTGGTTCCCAGCATGATGCCCACCAGCGCTGCCGTCAGCACGGACAACCCGGACAGGTCGCGTGCGGCAACGCGATACGCGGCTCCGGCGATCAGCGCCAGCCCGCCCACGATCATGCAGAACGTGTAGTACGCCGGGAACGCGGATCGGATGTAGATACCGGCGTGCTCGGCATCGAGCGCTCGGAATGCAGTCGGGGCGGTGACCGCAGAGAAGAGCGTGATCGCGCCGATCCAGACTCCGAGTCCGAGCAGCTCTGCGACTCCCAGCAGCGTGCGGCCCATGGTTCCCTCGGTACCTCTACAGCCTGCGGTCGATCTCCTCGCGCACCATGGCTGCCCAGCGCGCCAGGCGTGGACGGTCGCCTTCGATGCGGTAGACATCACGGAAAACGAGCTCGGTGTTGCAGTCGCGCGATGCGGACAGCGTCTCCTGAATGTCCTTGCGCAGACCGTCCCAGTCCGGCGTGTAGCCGCTGATGAGCCACGGCTTCGGCTTGCGGGCGAAGACGCACGTCTTGCCCAGCTTCTGTCCGATGAGCTCCATGTCGCACCAGGGCGAGATGGACACGGCGCGTACGTGCGGGATCGCCCGGATGATCATGTCCCACCGGTCGCTGACGGGCTCGCAGCAACCGTAGTAGATCAACCCGAACTGCGCGGCGACATCGGCGATGTAGGGCAGGAAGAATTCGTCGAACATCGCGGGAGAGATGCCAGCCGTCTCCTGCGATTCCGCCCATATCCACAGGTCGCGGAGCCGCGCCGTGCCGTTGTAGCCGGATTGAGGCAGGACGGTTGTGAACCCGGGACTGCCGGAGCCGACCAACGTCGAGTCGTTGTTGAGCCCTAGCAGTCCTTCCAGCTCCAGGAACTCGTGGTACGCGACGCGGTCATCGCGCAGGTAGGACATGATCCGGTGGATCGCTTCCGGCTCGTCGAAGACCCAGACCATCAGGTTCGCATTGCCGACGAGCTTGAACAGGTCTTGGGTCAACGGGCTGTGGAACCCACGGATGCCGTGGAGCGTGACCGGCATGATATCGCCGATGAGATCGGCGATTCGCTCGTGTGCGGCACGGCTCCCTTCGCGATCCACCGTCCATGACCGTGGCTTGAGCCGGTCGACATCCGCCGGCGTCTGGATCGGGTGCTCATAGGAGTAGCCCGTCGTACCGCCGACGTGATCGGTCGCGTGCGTGCGCGGGATCGTCACGCCGTAGTCGGGGCCCGACACGTGCCAACCCATCTTCCAGACCGGCTCGACGACGATATCGTCCCCGACCTCCTCGACGTGACGGATCACATGCCGCATGTGGCGTTCGAGTCCGCGACAGGCCGCGTCCTGACACACGAGCTCGCTCGTGTCGACGTATCGCTCGAGCGTCCACGTCTCGAAGAGGACCATGGGACGCTCCGCGCGCAGGTCCTTCTCGAGCGTCCAGAGGCGCTTGCGTTCCTCCATGACCGGCAGGTTCGCAAGCTCGACCCATCGCTTGGCGAGGTCTCGGACAACGAACCGATCGTTGCTGTCCATTCTGTCCGCTCCCTTGCATAGATCGCGCGGTGTCGACGCAGAAGGTCTACTCCCAATCGACGATGGAGAGGGTCTGCCCAGCGCGGAGCGTCACGTCGCGGTCCAGCGCAATCTGCGTCCTGCCGTCGCGTGTCGAGGCGGAGCACTCGATCCTGCCGCCGTTCGAGATGGTGCGCGGATTCGACATGGCGAATCCCAGGGACACGGTGCGGAGCGCGAGTTCCCCGTATCGCACATCGACCTCGACGCGCTTGACCCCTTGTCGGAGCGACTGGCGGACAACGCCCCATCCCGAATCCACCGACAGGAAGCAGGCGAAGTCGTCCTGATACACGCGCGGGGCGAAGTGGAGCCTCTTGGCGTGCGCGGTGTAGAGCAGGTCGGACAGCGCGACGAGCACCGAGTACGACGCCATCGAACGGGCGTAATGGTGCCCGCACTCGAACTCATTCCACGGGTTCCGCCGAACGCCCGTGTGACGGTCGCGGACACCCTTGACGACCGCGATGCCCTCCTCGACGAGCCCTTCGTAGATCAGATGGCTGGCGACCTGGTACTCGATCCCGCACCAGACTTCGTCCGAGTAGACGAACGGCAGCGCAGGCCGTCCGCCCCGGGGCCATGACGCCAGGAGCAGACCCGCCTCGTCATTCACGGCGTAGATCCGCTGAGGGTTCGGATGGTCGGACAAGTCCGACTTCCAGTTGTAGCGGAAGATCGACGCCATCGTCTTGCGCACCTTGTCCGCGTCGAACAGATCGCCCAGATGAAGGAGCCGCGCGAACCACTGCCCGATCATCTGGTCGGACAGACAGCCGATGCCATACTGGTACTTCGGGAAGTCGAGGCTCTTGGGATCGAGCGTCTCGTTCTCTCGACCTTCGACTTTGACGTCGTGGATGTAGAACTCGCCGTTGAAGAGCGTTTCGTCCATCTTCCGACTGCCGCTCTCGAACACGCGCCTCAGCTCTGCGGCGACATCGGATTCGTCGAGATGGCGCGCCATCTCCTCGGCGGCGCGGAGCGCGCCTAGGTAGAAGCTGCCGATCATCGTGTTCGGACCGTGGAACTCGATGTCGTAGGTGTTGTGTTGGACACCCTCGATTACGCCGTCCTTGTCCTTGTCCCAATGCGTGAAGGCGTATCCGAGCGACTGTTTCACCTGGGGCCAGACTTTGCGGAGCCACGCTTCGTCGCCGCAGACGAGCCACTCGCGATAGACCTTCATGATGCCGCCCAACTGCCCATCGGCGGCGGCATGGAACGACGCCTCCGGGATCACGCCCAGCGGGAGTGGCATGCGGAACGTCATGTGGCCATCGCCGTGAAGGTTGAACGCGTAGTCGGAGTCGCGGATCGAGCGTTCGAGCGATGGGAACAGGAACGGCAGCGCCTGGGCGTAGTTCCAGACGTGCGTGCAGGTACCCTCGCAACAGCCGCTTTCGGGGCTGCACCCCTCCCAGCCGTAGAACGTCCCGTCCTCAAGCCGCAGACAGGTCGGCGACTTGAGAATGGAAATCTGGGAACTCACCGCGTCGAGCACGGGAGCCGGCAGCGTCGATTCGTAGAGCGCCGCCGAGAACTCGCGCGTCTGGGATTCGAGGCGCTCGTGGTGGGTGCCGAGGTAGTCCGCGACGGCGACCGCATCCGCGAACCGCGTCGCGTAATGGTTCCGCCAGACCGGTTTCGGATCGGCGCCGCCCCAATACTTGACGAAGTTGGGCGTGTGCCAAATGATCCACACGGGCAAGGTCGTGGACTCGCCGGGAGCGACCGTGACACGCAAGCCGATGGAGCCGATATCGGTTCCGCGCTCTGCGGTGGCGGGCTCGCGGTCCTCCTCGAGCTCTCCCTCGCTCGCCTGGTCCCAGAAGCGGTGGAGCGAGTCGAACCAACCGCCACGGAACCAGTGGGTCTGGACGTTCAGTTCGCGGTGCGGCGTCGCCAACGCGAAGGAGCCATAGCGCGGCGAATCCTCCGGGTACTTGGTGGTGGACATCCGCAGCCCGCGCACGTCCGCGTGCTCGAAGTACTCGATGACGCCGTTGCCGGGCTCCGGGTGACCCGACTTGTTCTCGAGGTTGGCGAAAAGGACGGCTTCGACCGGTTCATCCGACGGATTGGACAGGTGGAACAGGAACATCGCCGCCGGCAGACCGGAATCGTCGGGGTTCAGCGGGATGAAAGGATTGAACGCCTCCATCGAGACGGTCAGGGGCATCTTGGGATCATCGAAGTCCAGTCGGGCGATGGGAAAGGACCCGACGAACTGGACTGCTCGGAAGTGCGGCAAGCCAGAGCCGTCGAGGCGCGTGATGCCCGAGCCGCCAGCCGTGAAGTTGGCGCCGCTGACCGGACCCTGGACGACCCGGGTGACTGGCGCGTCGTCGCCCTTCTTGGCGAAGAGCGTGAAGAACGTGTAGTTGAACGCCAAGCCCTTGTGCGGTCGGTTGAACACCTCGAAGTCGCGCAGTTGTCCCCAGCCACCGAGGGAGATCATGCCGGTGCCGATCCCGCCCAAGGGGAACGCGATCTCGTCGAGCTCTCTGCCGGTGTAGATGCGAGCCGCGCCGCGTCCGAACAAGTCCTCGTGCGAATAGGGGATCTGTGGATTCCGCGCCTTCATCGGATGCTCCTTTAGGACCTGACGCTCTCTCCGGTGCGGCATGTATCCCATATCGTGCTATCCGGCACAAGCAGTGCCATCAGGCGTTGTGGGTCATCGTCTCGTAGGCTATTCTCGAATACCACACTGGCGAGAGGACACGCGATGACACTCCGCAGCCTCTGCCGCTGCGCCACCATGCTTGCCATTTGGATCGCTGTGAGCCACTCCATCCACGGACAGGTGAGCGCCATGGAACTCTACGTTGCACCGATCGGCAACGACGCATGGTCGGGGAAGGCAGCGTCGCCCAACTCGGCTGGCACAGACGGGCCTCTCGCGACCGTTTGTGCGGCGGTGACGGCGGCGCGCAGCCATGCCGGGAAGGAACCGGTGACGGTATGGGTCCGCGAAGGCACGTACTACCTCGAACAGCCGTTGGAGTTCACATCGGCGGATTCTGGAACATCGTCGGCTCCCATCACCTACGCAGCGTACCCTGGTGAGAAGCCCGTGTTGAGCGCAGGACGTCGGCTGAACGGATGGCGACCTGCTAAGGTCAACGGTCAGACCGTGTGGACCGCGCAGATTCCCGAGGTCGCCCGCGGGGCTCGCGACCTGCGGCAGTTGTTCGTCAACGGCGAGCGCCGACTCCGCGCTCGCATGCCAAACGCGGGATGGTTCGAGGTCGCGGCGCTGCCGGACGTGAAAGACGATACGCCGTGGCACGAGGGACAGACGCGCTTCGAGTTCGCTCCCGGCGACCTGAAGGCGTGGGACGACGCGGACGAAGGCGAAGTGGTTCCCCTCCACTTCTGGGTCGATTCCCATCTGCCCATCGCAAGCGTCGATGAGGCGTCTCGCATCGCCACGTTCGCCAAGCGGAGCGTCTTCCGCATGACGGGCGACCACGGCAAGAAGGGCTGCATCTACTACGTCGAGAACGTGCTGGCGGCTCTCGACCAGCCCGGCGAATGGGTGATCCATCGCAAGTCGGGCACGCTCTACTACCTGCCCATGCCGGGCGAAGACATCGCGACGTTCGAGGCGGTGATCGCGGTGCATCCACAGGTCGTGAGGTTCTCCGGCGAGCCGGAGAGCGGGAAGACGGTCGATCATATCCGGCTTCAGGGGCTGACCTTCAGCCATGCGGAATGGTGGTTGTCCGACAGCTACGAACCGGAGTGGCCCAACAAGGACATCGGTGGGATGGTCCAGGCGGCGTTTGGCGTGCCTGGAGCCATCCGCATGCGCGGCGCGAGGGACTGCGTCATCGAAGACTGCACGGTCGCTCACGTCGGCACCTACGGCATCGAGCTGGAGCGGGGTTGTCAGGACAACACGATCGTCCGCAACACGATCACCGACCTGGGAGCCGGCGGCGTCAAGATCGGCGAGACGTCGATCCGCGAGCTGGCGGCAGAGCAGACGCATCGGAACACGGTGACCGACAACGTGATCTCTTCCGGCGGGCGTGTGTTCCATAGCGCGGTGGGCGTCTGGATCGGTCATAGCGGCGGGAACGTCGTCGCACACAACGACATCCACGACTTCTATTACACCGGCATCTCAGTCGGGTGGTCGTGGGGCTACGGCAGGAGCCTCGCAACTCACAACCGGATCGAGCAGAACCACATCTACACGATTGGACAGGGCTGGCTCAGCGACATGGGAGCCATCTACCTGCTCGGCGTCGCGCCGGGAACGACGGTCCGCAACAACCTCATCCACGACATCACATCGCGCGGGTACGGCGGGTGGGGCATTTACCCCGACGAAGGTTCCAGCCATCTCGTCATCGAAGACAACATCGTCTACCGGACGAATCGGTGTGGGTTCCATCTCCACTACGGCAAGGACAATCTGGTTCGGAACAACATCTTCGCGCTGTCCGGCGAGGCTCAGATCTGCCGGACGCGCCCTGACCCCTTCGTGTTCACGCGGAACATCGTCTACTGGAGCGAAGGGAACCTGCTGGGCGGCAATTGGTCCGAGCTGAACGTCGTCATGGCGGGCAATCTCTACTTCGACACGAGCGGCAAGCCGATCACTCCGGCTGGCAAGACGTGGGCGGAGTGGACGTCGTCAGGGATGGACGCCGGCACGGTGATCGCCGACCCGGGGTTCCGCGACCCCTCCAATGGCGACTTCACGCTGCTGTCAGACTCTCCAGCGTGGGACGTTGGGTTCCGCCCGATCGACATGGAGTCCGTGGGCCCACGGCGGTAGTCGGGGCCCTCACAGGTGTCCATACGCACCGAATTGGCGTTGACACCTACATGGGCGGATGTTAGACTTTACAGCACCGCAGGGACATCGAGCGAGTCTGCGGACGGTCGTGGCGCGCGGGAGTAGCTCAGGGGTAGAGCGCAACCTTGCCAAGGTTGATGTCGCGGGTTCAAATCCCGTCTCCCGCTCCATGGACGCCGCCGTCTCACGTAGCCCCTACGGCGACGTAGCCAAGTGGCTAAGGCAGGGGTCTGCAAAACCCCGATCGTCGGTTCGATTCCGACCGTCGCCTCCACTGAAATCTGCGGGTGGTTAGCTCAGATGGTTAGAGTGCTTGCTTGACATGCAAGAGGTCAGTGGTTCAAGTCCACTACCACCCACCACGAACCGATCATCCTTCCCGTACGGCGGCACGCATCGCATCGGAGGGACAACCCTATAGCACGTTGCGCAGACCGTTGTTCCATCACCGAGCGATGCGACGCTCTACGTGGAAGAGCCTGATGAAGGCTCTTTTTTCGTTCCTGTCGCATCGGCACGATCTGTCTTCGCTCGGCTCGAGGTAGGGTCCATGGCTGTCGTCAAAATCACGTTGCCGGACGGTTCCGTGAAAGAGGTGGCTCAAGGTTCCACTGCGCTCGCAGTGGCGCAGTCCATCGGTCAGAGGCTCGCGAAGGACGCCCTCGCGGTTCGCCTGAACGGCGTTCTGCGGGACCTTTCGACGCCGATCACGGAAGACGCGACGGCGACATTCTGCACGTTCGACAGCCCCGACGGCAAGGAAGTCTACCGTCACAGCGCGGCGCACGTGATGGCGCAAGCTGTTCAGCGGCTGCGTCCCGGCGCGAAGGTGACCATCGGTCCAGCCATCGACGACGGGTTCTACTACGACTTCGACACCGAGCCCTTCACGCCCGACGACCTGGTGAAGATCGAAGAGGAGATGCGCCGCATCATCGAAGCGGACTACTCCTACTCGCGGGAAGACGTGTCGCGCGAGAGCGCCTACCCGGTGTTCGACGCGATGAACGAGCCGTACAAGCGCGAGATTCTCGACGGCATCGAAGACGCGACCGTCTCGATCTACCGACAGGGCGAGTTCACTGATCTGTGCCGAGGTCCGCACGTGCCCAGCACAGGCAGACTTCGCATCGTGAAGCTCCTGAACACCTCGGGCGCGTACTGGCGCGGCGATGAGGAAAACACGCAGCTCCAGCGGATCTACGGAACCGCCTGGGAGACCCAGGCGCAGCTCGACGACTACCTGAAGCGGCTGGAAGAGGCGGAACGCCGCGACCATCGGCGGCTCGGTAAGCAGCTCGACCTCTACAGCACGCAGCCCGACCTGGGCGGCGGTCTGGTCCTGTGGCATCCCAAAGGGGCGTTCGTCCGCCATCTCATCGAGGAGTTCTGGAAGTCGCGACACCTCGAAGGCGGCTACGACTTCGTCTACTCGCCGCACATCGGGCGAGCCCATCTGTGGGAAACGAGCGGGCATCTCGATTTCTATGCCGACAGCATGTACTCGCCGATGGACATCGACGGTCAGGATTACTACCTGAAGCCCATGAACTGCCCGTTCCACATTCTGATCTACAAAAGCCGGCTGCACTCCTACCGGGAGCTGCCGATGCGGCTCGCCGAGTTGGGCACCGTCTACCGGTACGAGCGCGCCGGCACGCTGCACGGGCTGAACCGGGTTCGGAGCTTCACGCAGGACGACGCC is a window from the Candidatus Poribacteria bacterium genome containing:
- a CDS encoding DUF4149 domain-containing protein, with protein sequence MMSTASKATVHAWRAGQPWCARRSTAGCRGTEGTMGRTLLGVAELLGLGVWIGAITLFSAVTAPTAFRALDAEHAGIYIRSAFPAYYTFCMIVGGLALIAGAAYRVAARDLSGLSVLTAALVGIMLGTTVYARIGLMPRVEASRVARNQAVEGSAEYADAQAAFRVGHTLSVVLNALVWLLGVAVFVLVLLARYAWRV
- the thrS gene encoding threonine--tRNA ligase, with amino-acid sequence MAVVKITLPDGSVKEVAQGSTALAVAQSIGQRLAKDALAVRLNGVLRDLSTPITEDATATFCTFDSPDGKEVYRHSAAHVMAQAVQRLRPGAKVTIGPAIDDGFYYDFDTEPFTPDDLVKIEEEMRRIIEADYSYSREDVSRESAYPVFDAMNEPYKREILDGIEDATVSIYRQGEFTDLCRGPHVPSTGRLRIVKLLNTSGAYWRGDEENTQLQRIYGTAWETQAQLDDYLKRLEEAERRDHRRLGKQLDLYSTQPDLGGGLVLWHPKGAFVRHLIEEFWKSRHLEGGYDFVYSPHIGRAHLWETSGHLDFYADSMYSPMDIDGQDYYLKPMNCPFHILIYKSRLHSYRELPMRLAELGTVYRYERAGTLHGLNRVRSFTQDDAHIFCRPEQMPEEISRTLGFCLDLLRAFGFTEFETYLSTRPEKSVGDPTQWTSAEAALRGALDRAGLPYEVDDGGGAFYGPKIDLKIRDALGRSWQCSTIQFDFNLPERFDVTYVGEDGREHRPYMIHRALLGSVERFFAVFVEHYGGAFPVWLAPTQAVVLTITADHDAYATEVQNALKAAGIRVEGDYRNEKLGLKVREAQLAKIPYMLVIGNREVEERTVSVRTRSGENRGGTNLESFLESIQEEIRSKR